The genomic interval CGCCTGCTCGACCCGATGCCCGCGGGCAGCTACCTGGTGCTGTGGGACGGCACCGACACCGGATCCGCCGTGGTCGCCGGCAGCGAGCGGCTCGTCCAGGCGGGCGGCGCACCCTACATATTGCGCAGTCCCGAGGAGCTTTCCAGCTGTTTCGCGGGTATGGAGCTGGTGGAGCCGGGCATGGTGCCCATCACCGACTGGCGGCCGCTGCGGCATCGCATCGGCATGGCCGAACCGCTCGACGCGTACGGCGCCGTCGGCCGCAAGCCATAGCACGACTCGTCGTCCGCCGCGCCGAACCGCGGTGGACACGCGCGCCGAATTTCTCGTCCTCATCCCGGCATTGTTACGGTCGCCGCCGCTCGACCCTTTCCATCGATGCCTGGCCCCGCCGATCGTTTCCCGGGTTCGCACGGCATCGGCCGTGTTCATCCGCTGAGACGTCGAAAGGACTGAGGGCAAATGCAGGACGTGGAATCCGACATCCTCGAGCTGACCGACGAGTTCTATCAGGACCCGCACGCCACCTACCGGGAGCTGCGTAGCCGCGGCCCGGTCCACCGCATCCGGCTCGACGGCGTGCTCGGCTGGCTGATCGTCGACTACGACGTGGCCAAGCAGGCCTTCGCCGAGCTGAGTATCAGCAAGCGGATCGGCTCGCCGCAGGGCCGGGCGGTGCTCGCCGCGAACGGCGCCGCCGGACAGTTCGACGGCGTCATCAACGACAACATGCTCTTCGCCGATCCGCCGCAGCACACCCGGCTGCGGCGGCTGGTCGCACCCGCCTTCGCCGGTCGCGCGGTACGCGATCTCGGGCCGCGGATCACCGCACTCGCCGACGAGCTGCTCGACGCCATGACCACCGGCGACACCGCGGACCTGCTGGACAGCTACGCCTTTCCGCTGCCGATCGCGGTGATCTGCGAACTGCTCGGGGTGCCCGACCGCGACAAGGACGAATTCCGGTCCTGGACAGCGACTATCGTCGATGATTCGGCGCCGATCGAGAGACGCACCAGCGCCGGGGTGAGCTTCTTCTCCTACCTCACCGAGCTGATCGCCGCGCGCCGCGACGCCCCGGGCGCCGACCTGCTCTCCGAACTCATCGTCGCGAAGGACGATGACGACCGCCTCGACCAGCAGGAACTCATCTCGCTGATGTTGCTGCTGCTGGCGGCCGGGCACGAGACCACGGTCAACCTCATCGGCAACGCGGTGCTGGAACTGCTGCGCGACCCGGCGACCGCACAGCGGTTGCGCTCCGACCCCGAACAGATCCCCGGCTATCTCGAGGAACTGCTGCGCTGCCAGGGCCCGGTGCACCTGGCGACCGCCCGCTACACCACGGCACCGATCACGTTGGGCGGCAAGGACATCGACGCCGGTGAGTTCATCATGATCTCCCTCGCCGCGGTCAACCGCGACCCGCGGCGCTTCACCGACCCCGAACACCTCGACCCCGCCCGCCCGGACCACCGTCACATGGCCTTCGGCTACGGCATCCACTTCTGCCTCGGGGCGGCCCTGGCCAGAATGGAAGCGACGATAGCCCTGACCCGCCTCCTCGAACGCCTCCCCCATCTTTCCCTCGACACCGATTTCGACGCGTTGACCTGGCGTAAGAGCCTTCTCATCCGCGGCCTCACCGCCCTCCCCGTCCGGTTCACTCCTCGCTGAGGAGGGTGGCGAAGTGGCGGAACCGGTCGGTGGGCTTCAGCTCGGTTTCGTCGTTTCGGTGAATGGTGGTGGCGGCCAGGTCGAGGGTGCCGTCGCGCCACCAGTAGACCCAGGGGCTCAGGGGGTGGGGGTCTTCGGCGTGGCAGACGCGGGCCAGTTGGGCCAGCACCGTCGCGGAGGCGGCCAATTCGGGGCCGATGATCGGGTAGGCGTAGATGTGCTGCTCGGAGGGGAGGATGAGGACGGCGCCGTGCGGACCGGTGACGGGGTGGTCGCCGAGCCAGCGGGCATGGGCGGTCAGGTACGCGGGGCCGGACAGGATGGCCATCGGGGGCAGGCCCGCGGCGAGAGGTACGTCGAAGTCGCCGTGGCGGATTCGAACGCCGCCCGCGGCACGGACGTTGTGTTCGGCGAGGGTGAACAGTTCGAATTCGCCGATCGGCCAGCTCCGCAGCATGTCGAAGGTGACGGGAACGACCGTGCCGTCGCGGTCGACCACCACCCGCTGGATCAGTCCCGGAGCGACCACGCGCCGCACCACATCGGGCCCGGTGGCGGCGGTGGAGTACAGCCCGGTCCGGATCAGCGGCCGCACCGTCGCGAAATCGGTGTGGTCGAGCCGCAGCCGATCATGGTGTGCGACAGACATTTCGCTGCTCCCGTTCCGTGATCGCGGACGCGCGCCACGTCCACCCGAGACCTCGATTGTGTCCTACCGCGCCGAGGAATCGGGACCCGGTCAGGCGCCGGGGAAGTCGGGCGGCAGCGGCGACGGGTAGTCCAACTTGAACTTCGGCCCCGGCGGCAGGCCACGCAGCAGCGCGCTGATCCACGCCGTCGCCGGTAGCCAGCCGGCGACGGCGTTGGTGAGGTGCTCGGGCAGCGGCATGGTGTAGTAGCGCAGATCGGCGCCGCGCTGCCAGTAGTCGTTCACCGTCGGCAATACGATCGACGACGGAATCAGCTCGTCCCACACCCCGTTCCACCACAGCAGCGGGATATCCGGAATGTGCTTGCCGAGGCTCTGACCACGCAGCACCGCTTGGATCGCCGGATCGTTCAGGCCCAGCGAACCCGGGGCGTAATACTCGCTGATCGGCCGGTACATACCGGTGAGCGCGGCGGAGTAGACACAGCGGTTGTCGAGATCGGCGATGATCTGCCGTCCCTCCGCGTTCAGCAGGCGCCGGGGATCGAATTCGGCGGGAAACTCCCGGGCGAGTGCGGCCGCGCCCAGCCACATGGTGAAACTGCTGATCCCGGTGACCCCGGGCCGCGGCACGGTGGCATAGTCGGCGATGGCCGCCAGATCCGGTGGCGCACCGCCGAATGCGGCGCCCGCGATGTGCACGTCGGGCGCGTAACTGCGGCGCAGTTCCGCCGCCCGGGCAGTCGCCGAGCCGCCGCCGGAGAAGCCGTACATGGCGATTGCCGAATCACGCAGCCCCAGCGCCGTGTCGTTCTTCATCGCGCGCAAGCTGTCGAGCACCATATGGCCCTCGTCGTAGGTGTTGAAGGTGTTGAACTTGCCGTCGAAATCGGGCACGTTGAACGCGAAACCCTGCGCGATCCAGAACTGCGCCAGCGCAATCTCTTTGAACGTCCCGGTCTGCAACGTGTGCGAGGGATTGCAGGCCGAATCGGTGGAGTCGATCGCCTCCTGGAACGACACCACCGGCCGCGGACTGCCCACCCAGGGAATCCCCGGAACGATGACGGTGGTGGCCGTCGCGATCGGATTGCCGTGCACATCGGTGGACCGGAACAGCAATTGCTTGCTGAACACCGGCACCGGAATACCCAGCAGCCGGGTCTGCACCTCCCGGGTGCGAATGATGTCGCCGGGCCGCAATTCCGCCAGGTTCGGCGGATCGGCGTACCAGGAATCCTTGTCCGGCACCGGGATCGGCAGCGCGTCGTAGATATCCGGCTCGCGCGGCAACTGCGGCAGCTGATTCTGATCCGGCGGAAACGACGGCGGGAAATCGGCGAGGGCCACCCCACCCCCGCCGACCACCAGCGCACCCGCCATGGCAAGCGGCAACAGCCGCCGCAACGCTGTCCTCATCGACAACACACCCCATCCACCCTTCCGTATTCCGCGACCGCGGCCGACATAGCCATTGCCTGTGACCCTACGATCGCCCGTTCCGGGCCACCATCGGCAGAAATTCGACTGCGGCGAGACCCCTTTGTTCGAATGCACAACCGAGGGGCGCCGGGCTGATCGTTCGGGTTTCGGGCCGGGTGTCGCGGGTAGCGCGAGGGCAGAACCCGTTGGCACACGACAGATGGGAGCACTGCGATGACACAGAGCGAAACGGGACATGCCACCGGAACCCTCGACAAGGACTACAACCTGATCTGGTTCACCGAGGCGTGCCTGAGCAATGCCCTGCGGATGGAGAACTACTGCGCCGACGCCGAGCGCAGCGGTGACACCGAGCTCGCCGACTTCTTCCGCCGCGCCCAGGCGGAGAGCCGCAAGGGCGCCGAACAGGGTAAGGACCTGTTGCGCGAGCGTCTTTCGCGCTAACTCGCCTGGGCGATCGTCGCCGCCCGGCGGCCGTAGCGGGCGCGCGCCGCGGCCGGAGTGAGCGTCTCGGCCACGGCGGGCGGCTCCATCTTCAGATGCTGCTCGAGGATCTGCCCCGCCAGCGGAGCGATCAGCGGGGCACCCTTGATGAGGCCGAATGAGCCGAACAGAGTCGCCAGCCAGACGATGACGCGGGCCGGCAACGTCACGGCGAGATCCACGATGCCCGGCCGGTCGTAGCGGCCCAGTCGGCGCATCCACCGCGGCGTGATCGCGGCCGAGGCCAGCGACAGCAGGCGGCTGCCGAAATAGTAGGACCATCCCGCGCCGTTGCCCCGCGGTGTCCACAGCAGATGGTGCATGCCCTCCTCCGCCCGTTCGGAGGTGCACAGTCGCGGGCGCACCCGTTCGAAGTACTCCCGGAGTGCGGCGCGGGAGCGGGGCACGTCCTCGGAGCGACAGGTCTGCAGTTCGGCCGCGATCGCGCACTCCTCCCAGTAGCGCGCCTCTTCCTCCGGGCTCAGTCCGGGCCCGAACTTCTCGTAGGCCTTGAACACCGAATGCCAGCCGGTGAGATGAATCCACAGCTGGGTCTCGGGACTGTTCGCGCTGTAGCGCTGTTTGCTGATCGGCTCGATGCCGGTCATCTTCGCGTGCACCTGCCGCAGATGTTCCGACGCCTGAATCGCGGTCCGGCCGTCACCGACCGCCACGATCAGGAAGTAGGCGAAGGTGTTGTCGAGCCGGCTGCGCGGATCGGTGTACATGCCGCGCGCGTCGGCGACCGCCGCGGTGAGGAACGGATCGAAGTGTTCGAGCACCACCGCGCGCTGGAAACCGATCACCGCGGCCGGTGAGGTCCAGACCTTCCAGCTCGGCGAGCCGGGCCCGAAGAACCCGTAGTCGTCCCGGCGAAGGGTGGTCGGATCGAAGCCCATGGCTGCTCCTTCGTGCGCTGACCCGCCCTGGCGGCGAATACAACGCCACCGTAGCAATTGCGCCCAGCGAATACAACGTGTGCGTAATATTCTATTTCGGGACGGTTGACCCCCTCCGACGGCCCGAGCTGACACTATGGACCGGGTGGAGGTGAGACGGCTGTGACCAAACCGCGCCCGGCGACCGAGCGACCCCGCCGCCGTTACGCGCCCCGCCTGCCTCCGGAACAACGCCGCGAACAGGTGCTTGACGCCGCGCTGGCGGTGCTCGGCCGGGTCGAGTTGCACGAACTGAGCATGGAGGCCGTCGCCCAGGCGGCGGGCGTGGGAAAGCCCGTGCTGTACACGGTGTTCAACACGCGCGCCGAACTGGTGTCGGCACTGCTCGAACGCGAGCGTGAGCGCGGGCTGGAACAGGTCGCCGACACGCTGCCCGCCGACCTGGTCGGCGCGGACCCCGTGGTCGCCGCCTCGGCCGCGGTCGAGACGTTCGTCGGTGTGGTGCTGGAGAATCCGACTCGCTGGCGCCTGATCCTGACGAGTCCGGGGAGCGCGCCCGACGAGTATCGGGCGGCGCTGCGCAGTTCCCGGACCGGCATCTTCGCCCAGGCCGAGGCGTTGGTGCGGATGGGCGCGACCCTCGACCCGCGCTGGGCGGACGTGGATTCCGCGCTGCTGGTCAACGCGCTGCTGACCGTCGCCGAAATGCTCGGCCGCCTGGCGGTTTCCGAGCCCGACGAATACCCCAGGCAGCGGCTGGAGGACTTCGTCCGGTCCATCGTCGGCCTGCTACTGCGCCCGGATTCCTGAACCACCACACCGCTGCCAGCGGGAATCGGACGATGAAACCGCTTGCCGGGCACGGCATAATCGGTCTGGTGCAGCCGCTTTCGACATCTCGCCTCACCCATCTCCGCCGGCCGACAGCTGTGCGGCGGTCGGAGGCGCGGCATGCGGCGCCCGCGGCGGTCCGCAGCCATCGCTGACATGCGGAGCGTGCGCGCCGCGGTGGCGATGATCGGGGTCTGCCTGCTGACAGCGCTGCTCGGCGGACCGGTGGCCCACGCCGACGGCGCCGCGACCGGAGCCGATCTCGCCGTCGCGCAATCTCTGGGCGATCGAGAGTTGACGGTGATCGTGCGGCGGGCGCAGCCGGTTCCCGGCCCGCTGCGGGTCGACATCATCACCCATACCGGTACTGCCCCGGGCACTCTCGCGCTCGGTGCCCTTCCCGTCGACCGCGCGGGCCCCGGCTCGTCCACCACCGTCGACCTGGGTGAGCGCGCCGGTCCGTATCCGGCGACGCTGCGCGTGGACCACGCGGGACCGTGGGAGCTGAGCGTCGGCGACGGCGTGCGCACCGCGCGGATTCCGTTCGTGGTCGCGGCGCAGGTCGTGACGCCGTGGGAGCGCGCGGCGTACGGCGGCTTCTTCGCGGCGGGCGCGCTGCTGCTGGTCTCCATCGGTACAGCCCTGGTGTCCGAGCGCGGATGGATCACGCTGCTGCCCGCCGGTGCGACGGTGGCCGCACTGACCGTCGGCATCACGGGCGCCGTGCTCTCCTCGGGCGCCCCGCCGCCGCGCCCCACGGGCAGCCTGCTGGATCCGACGTCGGCCACCGTCGGTGATCCGTATCCCGAGCGAGCTCTGCCGATGACGACGAATTACTCACGGCCGCCGGTCAATCTGACGCCGAGTGTCCGGGGCGAGGCGGTCGCGGGACGGCCCGTGGATCTCGTCCTGTCGCTGACCGATGGCGCCACGGGCCGTCCGGTCGACGATCTGCTGGTCGCGGACGACGCATTGGTGCACCTCATGGTGGTGGGCCCGCCCGACCGGCTCTGGCATCGGCACCCGATCCGCACCGCGCCCGGCGTTTTCGAGGTCCGGCTCACGCTTCCGGAACCCGGCGACTACGCGGTCGCCGCCGAACTCTCCCGCCGCGGCGGCGGAGTTCAGTTGCTGCGCTCGGCAATCCGTGTCTCCGCCGCGGCCGCACCGGGAACCACCGCCGTCGCACAGCCCACAGGCGAGCAACCGACCCGCAGTCCCGGGCCGTCCGAGCGCACCCACGAACCCGCCCGAAACGTCTCGACCGCAACCGATCTCGTCGCGGGCGTCCCTGGCATCCTCACCGCCCGCTTCGGCGGGCCCGCGAATCTCCAACTCTGGCTGGGCATGCTCGGCCACCTCATCGCCGTGGGCCCGCTGCCCGACGGCGTCCCGGCGGGCACCGCCGCCACCACCGCACCGATCTGGGCACACGCGCACGCCATGGCGTCGATGCCCGCCCCGGGCGCCCAGCCGCCGGACGAGACCGTCGCCGCCTACGGCCCCGACATCTCCTTCACCTACACCTTCCCCCTGCCCGGCCGATACCTGGTCTGGGCCCAAGCCGAACGCGGCTACTCCGTACTGACCGCGCCCGCCGTGGTCGACGTGAAAGCCGGTGCACCGCAATGACAATCGATTACGCCCGCCGACCGGGCAGCGAGCGCCGGGCGGAGGTACGCCGGTGAACAGACGAGCGATCCTCCTCGCCGCGGCTCTACTGGCCGTGACCGCGGGCGTCGCCGCCTGGCTGCTGTGGCCGAGAAGCGAGAACACATCGCAGCGCATCCCCGCCGGGCCCTACCTGATCCGGCTGGCGAGTGCGTTGCATCCCGGAGCCAACGCGGTGGAATTCGACATCACCGATCGGGAGTCCGCGCCCGCCCAACCGAGCCGGGTTACCGTGGCGCCCGCCATGCCGCAGATGGGTCATGCCGTGCCACCCGTCGCGGCGGCGGCGACCGGGCCGGGCCGCTATCGCGCCGAGTTGGAGCTGCCGATGTCCGGACAGTGGGAGATCACCGTCGAGCTGTCCGGTCCGGCCGGGGCGGGCACCGCCACCTTCTCCGTCAGCGCCACCTGAATTCGAGTCGTAGCGACAATGGAAATCGAGAAAACTGGAGCAGCCCAATGGATCTGACCGTCTCCGCAGCGGGGGTGAGCGCGCCGGTCACCGCCCGCGGCACCGGCATCCGGCCGTGGCTGCCCGCGTCCGTCCTGTTCTTCGCCACCATGACCTGGGCGGTAGGCGCCACCTGGGACATCCAGTGGCACGCCGACGTGGGCCCGGACACCTTCTTCACCCTGCCGCACCTGTTCATCTACGCCAGCGCCGCCATCGCCGGATTCACCGGTCTCGCTGTCATTCTCGCCACTACCGCGGCCGGGCGGGCTGGGCGCCCGGTGGTGTCGGAACTCGGCGGGGCGGGCATCGGCGTATTCGGCCGCACCTTCACCGCGCCGCTCGGCTAT from Nocardia wallacei carries:
- a CDS encoding lipase family protein → MRTALRRLLPLAMAGALVVGGGGVALADFPPSFPPDQNQLPQLPREPDIYDALPIPVPDKDSWYADPPNLAELRPGDIIRTREVQTRLLGIPVPVFSKQLLFRSTDVHGNPIATATTVIVPGIPWVGSPRPVVSFQEAIDSTDSACNPSHTLQTGTFKEIALAQFWIAQGFAFNVPDFDGKFNTFNTYDEGHMVLDSLRAMKNDTALGLRDSAIAMYGFSGGGSATARAAELRRSYAPDVHIAGAAFGGAPPDLAAIADYATVPRPGVTGISSFTMWLGAAALAREFPAEFDPRRLLNAEGRQIIADLDNRCVYSAALTGMYRPISEYYAPGSLGLNDPAIQAVLRGQSLGKHIPDIPLLWWNGVWDELIPSSIVLPTVNDYWQRGADLRYYTMPLPEHLTNAVAGWLPATAWISALLRGLPPGPKFKLDYPSPLPPDFPGA
- a CDS encoding cytochrome P450 family protein, which encodes MQDVESDILELTDEFYQDPHATYRELRSRGPVHRIRLDGVLGWLIVDYDVAKQAFAELSISKRIGSPQGRAVLAANGAAGQFDGVINDNMLFADPPQHTRLRRLVAPAFAGRAVRDLGPRITALADELLDAMTTGDTADLLDSYAFPLPIAVICELLGVPDRDKDEFRSWTATIVDDSAPIERRTSAGVSFFSYLTELIAARRDAPGADLLSELIVAKDDDDRLDQQELISLMLLLLAAGHETTVNLIGNAVLELLRDPATAQRLRSDPEQIPGYLEELLRCQGPVHLATARYTTAPITLGGKDIDAGEFIMISLAAVNRDPRRFTDPEHLDPARPDHRHMAFGYGIHFCLGAALARMEATIALTRLLERLPHLSLDTDFDALTWRKSLLIRGLTALPVRFTPR
- a CDS encoding FixH family protein produces the protein MNRRAILLAAALLAVTAGVAAWLLWPRSENTSQRIPAGPYLIRLASALHPGANAVEFDITDRESAPAQPSRVTVAPAMPQMGHAVPPVAAAATGPGRYRAELELPMSGQWEITVELSGPAGAGTATFSVSAT
- a CDS encoding TetR/AcrR family transcriptional regulator produces the protein MTKPRPATERPRRRYAPRLPPEQRREQVLDAALAVLGRVELHELSMEAVAQAAGVGKPVLYTVFNTRAELVSALLERERERGLEQVADTLPADLVGADPVVAASAAVETFVGVVLENPTRWRLILTSPGSAPDEYRAALRSSRTGIFAQAEALVRMGATLDPRWADVDSALLVNALLTVAEMLGRLAVSEPDEYPRQRLEDFVRSIVGLLLRPDS
- a CDS encoding oxygenase MpaB family protein, producing the protein MGFDPTTLRRDDYGFFGPGSPSWKVWTSPAAVIGFQRAVVLEHFDPFLTAAVADARGMYTDPRSRLDNTFAYFLIVAVGDGRTAIQASEHLRQVHAKMTGIEPISKQRYSANSPETQLWIHLTGWHSVFKAYEKFGPGLSPEEEARYWEECAIAAELQTCRSEDVPRSRAALREYFERVRPRLCTSERAEEGMHHLLWTPRGNGAGWSYYFGSRLLSLASAAITPRWMRRLGRYDRPGIVDLAVTLPARVIVWLATLFGSFGLIKGAPLIAPLAGQILEQHLKMEPPAVAETLTPAAARARYGRRAATIAQAS